One Malassezia restricta chromosome VI, complete sequence genomic region harbors:
- a CDS encoding protein LSM14, which translates to MASAAAPTSGQDDSAASFIGALISLTSHSNIRYQGILSNIDAAQATLSLENVHSWGTEGRCAAAGHPQDEVPKNDHVYGYIVFRAADVVDLRIDDPSPNKTGGAAPESTMNKSETYPTISAGLPDPQYMMQYPYAPMGPYGPMYQPMPQMYGGFTQETYPFHGGYMMPPYVNAPVYPINQDAGLDVPPHMQGIPSQPPVLGVQPKSPAPPSADTSMQQQIPVSNEVQKSSAYPGPDLESLTETSNATGPLSNRTTEKPLPTNRPSSINEDPSGPKDTPETNDISKTNVSIDNTGSVSSQTKPVVQERKPKTVPGAAPGAVVASRDPSVPESDFDFEKANSLFKKHSGPDAEEPSNNDRITSVPSAPSKSFYDRKTGFFDNISSEVKDRHEGGKRSGREGLIAEEKERNVLTFGDQAANYRGSSRRGRGRGGRGRGRGRGEKQPAWA; encoded by the exons ATGGCTAGTGCGGCCGCGCCCACTAGTGGTCAAGATGATTCAGCTGCATCTTTCATCGGAGCGCTGATATCGCTGACGTCACATTCTAACATACGATACCAAGGTATTTTATCGAACATTGATGCTGCACAAGCTACTCTCTCGTTGGAGAATG TACATTCTTGGGGTACCGAGGGACgctgtgcagctgcaggtCATCCACAGGACGAAGTTCCTAAGAATGATCATGTGTATGGATATATCGTCTTTCGTGCTGCTGATGTTGTGGATCTAAGGATTGATGATCCATCCCCTAACAAGACTGGTGGCGCCGCTCCAGAATCCACAATGAACAAA TCTGAGACATATCCAACTATTTCAGCTGGACTCCCTGATCCTCAGTACATGATGCAATATCCATACGCCCCTATGGGTCCGTATGGTCCAATGTACCAGCCTATGCCACAAATGTATGGTGGTTTTACCCAAGAAACGTATCCTTTTCATGGAGGTTATATGATGCCACCATACGTGAATGCCCCTGTTTACCCGATCAATCAGGATGCTGGTCTTGATGTCCCGCCCCATATGCAGGGAATTCCATCTCAGCCACCCGTATTGGGTGTCCAACCCAAAAGCCCTGCTCCCCCATCAGCAGACACAAGTATGCAACAGCAAATTCCCGTTTCGAATGAAGTACAGAAGAGCTCTGCTTATCCAGGCCCTGATCTTGAGAGTTTAACCGAAACTTCGAACGCCACTGGGCCGCTTTCGAATCGTACAACTGAAAAGCCTCTGCCAACAAATCGGCCGTCATCCATTAATGAAGACCCATCTGGACCAAAAGATACGCCTGAGACAAATGATATTTCCAAAACGAATGTTTCCATCGATAATACAGGGTCGGTTTCATCACAAACGAAGCCGGTAGTGCAGGAGCGCAAACCAAAAACTGTTCCTGGAGCGGCACCTGGCGCTGTTGTGGCATCACGCGATCCCTCTGTGCCAGAATCTGACTTTGATTTTGAAAAGGCGAACTCACTTTTCAAAAAGCATTCTGGGCCTGATGCTGAGGAGCCGAGTAACAATGACAGGATCACGTCTGTTCCCTCTGCGCCTAGCAAATCATTTTATGACAGGAAGACAGGCTTTTTTGACAACATAAGCAGCGAAGTCAAGGATCGCCATGAGGGAGGTAAGCGGTCTGGTCGTGAAGGTCTCATCGCCGAAGAAAAGGAACGCAATGTTCTCACTTTTGGCGATCAGGCTGCCAACTATCGCGGCTCAAGTCGACGCGGACGTGGTCGCGGGGGGCGTGGCCGTGGCCGTGGACGTGGCGAGAAGCAACCCGCCTGGGCATAG
- a CDS encoding fungal Zn(2)-Cys(6) binuclear cluster domain protein: protein MQWQSLYEGLGNESFQEPSSFFGDMDLNGPSTEQNPIFNPVFSINGMNSSSDSVPSSRLAELTPNVSTEEMFPIPGISAMVPSFVATDIHRSTSQPAKTRRNFSPGDFSMSHNSRDTLYAHEFLKAFRARAPESNDRQAACDYCRKRKIKCDRKKPTCGNCAQARRVCTSDDILRKRGPPSKKERALMSNAGIIFRSRNSRIEKQNNRRLNQDKETNDSSALPQNVQNQIPLNSNPLSSMVSTPPTAIEWSTDAWLAPSTEYSALQPESTRAIFDVSNIIPAPSADALSAHSESIIPSNFKSTQDVHPSSGSATTVNLPDMSLLNEALVNTHLPDFNAFGSHKMQLDDTMPYSDARQDLSLLTKPISLQEQAPSNDSGSLNNLLGYFEPPNFDETKFSVQEILTSSLVTDLSTRKMLEFCTAHDMGKVTPLPPRITTIAPPTQAELGDVNDILCLCVLDNSGNVVYRLKKDYYSSLQKLYNDPSQMLELPGGVHVPMQNGKDDLLELKNLFPSHDRFWHDSDYFRLKCEASTLLQNPAALTLIRTALKDLEQSLPFFQAFEIEEYVSQLIPLQSMCTWTPIQVRQRTSLLLLLSALGSSLTMSVCLSLDSQGKIGTALPWEFGYRCYQLARGLLCPAQKALAPTEMTMEMLQCLILINMYMNRCGDRNGSWLPLTYGNFVVKHILKMLKLHQEESLPTQSMLQWEMLKRCICIFFMLEVISRINGYMILPQCIWTCSPLSMEMPVYLHGIFSPHGRVDDVFSSHTFSRFIFHIELCQIFVRIVQLKLDDTIDLKQNLAKVASVRDQLTQWMMHSPCLQRSMGGSQLHSGKWTGSEALDGTSVFLACTYLLNQASR, encoded by the exons ATGCAATGGCAAAGCTTATACGAGGGGCTCGGAAATGAGTCATTTCAAGAGCCTTCTTCTTTCTTTGGTGATATGGATTTGAATGGTCCAAGCACTGAGCAGAATCCGATTTTCAATCCCGTCTTTTCCATCAATGGAATGAATTCGTCCTCTGATTCAGTTCCCTCTTCAAGACTGGCCGAGCTGACTCCGAATGTATCAACAGAAGAGATGTTCCCCATACCGGGCATATCTGCTATGGTCCCTTCGTTTGTTGCTACCGATATACATCGATCTACTTCCCAGCCTGCAAAGACCCGTCGCAATTTCAGTCCCGGTGACTTCAGCATGAGTCATAATAGTCGTGATACGCTCTATGCTCACGAATTTCTGAAGGCGTTTCGTGCTCGTGCACCAGAATCTAATGACAGGCAAGCAGCTTGTGATTACTGTCGCAAGCGTAAAATAAAG TGTGATCGAAAAAAACCAACATGTGGAAACTGTGCCCAAGCCAGGCGCGTTTGTACTAGCGACGATATCCTACGGAAGCGTGGTCCTCCGAGTAAAAAGGAAAGAGCATTGATGAGCAATGCTGGTATCATTTTCCGCAGCCGCAACTCACGCATTGAAAAGCAAAATAATCGTCGATTGAATCAAGATAAAGAAACAAATGATTCCTCAGCTTTACCTCAAAACGTCCAAAATCAAATCCCTCTAAATTCTAACCCATTATCAAGTATGGTCAGCACCCCGCCCACTGCAATTGAGTGGTCGACTGACGCATGGCTGGCTCCCTCGACTGAATATTCTGCGTTGCAACCAGAATCGACCCGAGCCATTTTCGATGTGTCAAATATCATACCTGCGCCATCTGCTGATGCCTTGTCAGCACATTCTGAATCAATTATACCATCGAATTTCAAGAGCACCCAGGATGTCCATCCTTCATCTGGAAGTGCGACAACGGTGAATTTACCGGACATGAGCTTACTCAATGAAGCCCTGGTAAACACGCATTTACCAGATTTCAATGCATTTGGATCACATAAAATGCAGCTCGATGACACTATGCCTTACTCAGATGCAAGGCAAGACCTTTCTTTGCTAACGAAACCAATCAGTCTTCAAGAACAAGCTCCATCTAATGACTCTGGATCCTTAAATAATCTTCTGGGTTATTTTGAGCCACCTAATTTTGATGAAACAAAATTTTCTGTTCAAGAGATTTTGACCTCATCCTTGGTTACTGACCTTTCTACCAGAAAGATGCTAGAATTTTGTACAGCTCATGACATGGGTAAGGTAACACCTCTTCCGCCGCGGATTACAACCATCGCGCCCCCGACTCAAGCTGAATTGGGAGACGTTAATGATATATTGTGTCTTTGCGTGTTAGATAACTCGGGGAATGTTGTATATCGGTTAAAAAAAGATTACTATTCGAGTCTGCAAAAGCTGTATAACGACCCTTCACAAATGCTCGAATTACCTGGCGGTGTTCATGTGCCAATGCAGAATGGCAAAGACGACCTATTAGAATTGAAGAATCTCTTCCCATCTCACGACCGATTCTGGCATGACTCCGATTATTTCAGGTTGAAATGTGAAGCTTCGACTCTCCTTCAGAATCCTGCAGCACTCACTCTCATTCGAACGGCTTTAAAAGATTTGGAGCAGTCTTTACCATTTTTCCAAGCGTTTGAAATTGAAGAGTATGTCTCTCAATTGATTCCATTGCAATCAATGTGCACGTGGACACCAATTCAAGTACGACAAAGGACGTCCCTCTTATTACTTCTTTCAGCGTTGGGTTCTTCATTGACGATGAGTGTGTGTCTTTCACTGGATTCGCAAGGAAAAATTGGCACAGCTTTACCATGGGAGTTTGGATATCGTTGTTACCAACTTGCTCGTGGGCTATTGTGCCCTGCTCAGAAGGCATTAGCTCCCACTGAAATGACAATGGAGATGCTACAATGTTTGATCCTGATCAACATGTACATGAACCGTTGCGGTGATCGCAATGGATCGTGGCTACCTTTAACTTATGGTAATTTTGTTGTGAAGCACATATTAAAAATGTTGAAATTGCATCAAGAAGAATCGTTACCCACTCAGTCTATGCTCCAGTGGGAGATGTTGAAACGATGCATTTGTATATTTTTCATGCTGGAAGTAATCAGCAGAATAAATGGGTATATGATTTTGCCTCAATGCATATGGACTTGTTCCCCACTCTCTATGGAAATGCCTGTATATTTGCATGGCATTTTTTCACCGCATGGTCGTGTGGACGATGTATTTTCATCCCACACTTTCAGTCGCTTTATCTTTCACATTGAGCTTTGCCAGATTTTCGTGCGTATTGTTCAGCTAAAACTGGATGATACTATTGACTTGAAACAAAATTTGGCTAAAGTTGCTTCGGTGCGGGACCAATTGACTCAGTGGATGATGCATTCGCCATGTCTTCAGCGATCTATGGGTGGCTCACAGTTGCATTCTGGCAAATGGACAGGATCCGAAGCTTTGGACGGCACGAGTGTTTTCCTTGCTTGTACCTACCTTCTGAACCAAGCATCACGTTGA
- a CDS encoding vacuolar protein sorting-associated protein 29: MLVLVIGDLNLPHKAINIPSKFRKLLVPGRIQQVICTGNVCDKQTYEYLRSLVNEIHIVKGDFDENRHFPSSLVLNYSPVKIGVIHGHQIIPANDRLSLLFCAQSMDVDILLSGNTSKFEAYKFGERFFLNPGSATGTWSMSTCSETNKETIGEKNSAQSEASHENRQESGKCTSKAITTLNDPKHQNNPSFALLDIQGHHVVIYIYQLINDEVRVEKMEYKKILPSE, translated from the exons ATGCTGGTCCTTGTGATAG GTGATTTAAATCTGCCGCACAAGGCAATAAACATCCCCTCCAAATTCCGAAAACTCCTT GTTCCAGGACGGATCCAACAAGTGATTTGCACGGGAAACGTATGTGATAAACAGACGTACGAATATCTAAGATCACTTGTCAACGAGATACACATAGTCAAAGGTGATTTTGACGAG AATCGGCATTTCCCATCATCTCTTGTCCTGAATTATTCGCCCGTGAAAATTGGTGTAATTCACGGCCATCAAATAATACCGGCGAATGACCGCCTCTCTCTTCTATTCTGTGCCCAATCTATGGATGTTGATATCCTCCTTTCAGGAAATACGAGTAAATTCGAAGCCTATAAATTTGGTGAGCGGTTTTTCTTAAATCCTGGAAGTGCCACTGGAACTTGGTCTATGAGCACATGCTCGGAAACGAATAAAGAGACTATCGGAGAAAAAAATTCTGCGCAATCTGAGGCGTCACATGAAAATCGCCAAGAAAGCGGCAAATGCACTAGTAAAGCCATCACTACATTAAATGATCCGAAGCATCAAAACAATCCCTCTTTCGCAT TGTTGGATATTCAAGGACATCATGTTGTAATATACATATATCAGCTTATCAATGACGAAGTAAGGGTCGAGAAAATGGAGTACAAGAAAATCCTTCCATCAGAGTAA
- a CDS encoding lipoyl(octanoyl) transferase, with amino-acid sequence MTSSAPLVSTALRPLRVCNIPYYVPYKVGIQLQESMIERRANARSILRQNGIPHTASSLGVPPGFQKYLDIAQTDFLLLLQHTPVYTLGRRNDDAALSAALTSPNVDIVKTRRGGLLTYHGPGQLVGYPILDLGLMNLSTRCYIARLQDILRKSLSHDEIQLQTINSPADDSKYTGVWSDPTHKIASIGVQVQHRVTSHGFALNVHTNALDGFRKIVACGLPDVSLTCIDEQLSWHGKKSQITLIQVANIIANEFGKNLNRDVDLIDDMSFVTSTKFDGTQVLKQIVLDGECIPTN; translated from the exons ATGACGTCGAGCGCTCCTCTGGTATCCACAGCACTACGTCCACTTCGAGTATGCAACATACCTTATTATGTTCCATATAAAGTTGGCATTCAGTTACAAGAATCTATGATTGAACGTAGAGCCAATGCCCGATCGATCCTGCGACAAAACGGTATCCCGCATACAGCATCATCCCTGGGTGTGCCGCCTGGTTTCCAAAAATATCTTGACATTGCCCAAACTGATTTTCTATTACTATTACAGCATACGCCTGTATACACTCTTGGTCGACGCAacgacgacgctgcttTATCAGCTGCCTTAACTTCCCCTAATGTCGACATCGTGAAAACGCGTCGTGGCGGATTGCTGACTTATCACGGCCCAGGTCAGCTTGTCGGCTATCCTATCCTTGACCTCGGGCTGATGAAT TTATCTACTCGATGCTACATAGCACGACTTCAAGACATATTACGGAAAAGTCTGTCTCATGACGAAATTCAGCTTCAGACAATTAATTCACCAGCTGATGATTCCAAATACACTGGTGTCTGGTCAGATCCCACCCATAAGATTGCTTCCATTGGCGTGCAAGTGCAACATCGAGTCACTTCACACGGTTTCGCGCTAAATGTTCACACGAATGCGCTAGATGGTTTTCGAAAAATTGTGGCATGCGGACTTCCTGATGTATCTCTAACATGCATCGATGAGCAACTTTCTTGGCATGGTAAGAAATCACAAATTACATTGATTCAAGTCGCGAATATCATTGCTAATGAATTCGGGAAAAATCTCAATCGAGATGTTGACTTGATTGATGATATGAGCTTTGTCACGAGCACTAAATTCGATGGTACGCAAGTGCTGAAGCAAATAGTGCTTGACGGGGAATGTATCCCCACGAATTAG
- a CDS encoding actin-related protein 5, producing MSASTASDSILSVREWPFVHSITPKRRYRDTVHWSQKAPLLIDNGSSELRAGFSSNESDSPMYTCENIVSRFRDRKRSANMVLCGTDCYADAQSRGNIKSPFDGNVVCGFDTMEYMLDNTFSKLGIDTDRVDHPLLLTEPLCNPEYSRGQMNELLFEAYRVQSVNYGLDALFSAYANNVRDNGLVVSAGRTTTAIVPLVQGRGYLENAKRLSWGGLLASDFLLRLLQLKYPNCPQRITPYETQCMLEELCYTSLDYDAELRSFQDPDVLAKVDRVVQLPYSAPEYKEKTKEELDQIAERKRAAGRRLQEQTRIMRLEKAQRNENDLKYYTLLSEWKEKESPEEYQARLEADGFETEQEFDRTLKRLDTAVRKFRAEEQGEEFEEEKKEPEFPLVDVPDNELDEEGIKEKRRQRLLKAGHEARLRARAEKEKEKRLQAEEEERETRERTENLAAWLSKMRTQHQESIARIEERKRLREMLPNRKSAAAQQRMRNITALASEQDASSSDSHRRRKRGDDEDTFGANDNDWSVYRTINDATNEEEEAQDYVTLAEIEQKLLQFDDAFTDESTYEALQARKTRLTQTFLYGQPSRLDMDDPIQYHQLHLNVERIRVPEISWQPLIAGVDQAGVAELGRHVLFSVDQTIRDRMIRNVFVTGRYSSLPGFDARLSNSLQSYLPPNAPLSVRRAQCPRFDPWRGMREWVTEQSDLFRASSVTRAEYEEKGSGWFKEHALSSCWQA from the exons ATGAGTGCGTCCACGGCGTCCGACTCTATCTTGAGTGTTAGAGAATGGCCTTTCGTACATTCGATCACTCCAAAAAGGCGATACCGGGATACCGTACATTGGTCTCAAAAGGCTCCGCTTTTAATTGACAATG GCTCCTCTGAACTGCGTGCAGGTTTTTCTTCCAATGAATCGGATTCGCCCATGTATACATGCGAAAATATTGTATCTAGGTTCCGTGATCGGAAGCGATCTGCTAACATGGTGTTGTGTGGCACGGACTGCTATGCTGACGCACAGTCAAGGGGTAACATCAAAAGTCCCTTTGATGGCAATGTTGTGTGCGGTTTTGACACTATGGAGTATATGTTAGACAATACTTTTTCCAAGCTCGGAATCGATACAGATCGTGTCGATCATCCTTTGTTATTGACTGAACCTTTATGCAATCCAGAATACAGTCGCGGTCAAATGAACGAGTTGCTGTTTGAGGCCTATCGAGTGCAGTCCGTCAATTACGGCCTAGACGCTTTATTCTCGGCTTATGCCAACAATGTACGTGACAACGGTCTCGTCGTCTCAGCAGGAAGAACCACGACAGCAATTGTCCCTCTTGTACAAGGGCGTGGATATCTCGAAAATGCTAAGCGTCTTTCATGGGGCGGCTTGCTTGCGTCCGATTTTCTGCTGCGTCTTTTACAACTCAAGTATCCCAATTGTCCTCAACGTATCACGCCTTATGAAACCCAATGCATGCTGGAAGAGCTATGTTATACGTCATTGGACTATGATGCAGAGCTTCGGTCATTCCAGGATCCCGATGTGCTTGCTAAGGTGGATCGCGTCGTACAGTTGCCTTATTCTGCACCTGAGTATAAAGAGAAAACCAAGGAAGAACTCGATCAAATTGCTGAACGCAAGCGTGCAGCTGGGCGTCGTCTGCAGGAACAAACCAGGATAATGCGATTGGAAAAGGCCCAAAGAAACGAAAATGATCTCAAGTATTATACCCTATTAAGCGAGTGGAAGGAAAAGGAGTCACCGGAGGAGTACCAAGCAAGACTTGAGGCGGACGGTTTTGAGACTGAACAAGAATTCGATCGCACACTCAAACGACTTGACACTGCTGTGCGCAAGTTCCGCGCAGAAGAACAGGGCGAAGAATTTGAAGAGGAGAAGAAGGAGCCTGAATTTCCTCTTGTCGATGTTCCTGACAATGAGCTGGATGAAGAAGGCATCAAAGAGaagcgcaggcagcgctTGCTCAAAGCGGGTCACGAAGCTCGAttgcgtgcgcgcgctgaGAAAGAAAAAGAAAAGCGCTTACAagctgaagaagaagagcgtGAAACTCGTGAGCGCACTGAAAATCTAGCTGCTTGGCTGAGCAAGATGCGCACGCAACACCAAGAATCGATTGCTAGAATTGAAGAGCGCAAAAGGCTCCGGGAAATGCTTCCTAACCGCAAAAGTGCAGCCGCTCAGCAACGTATGCGCAATATCACTGCACTTGCAAGCGAACAAGATGCTTCATCATCTGATTCACACCGGCGACGTAAGCGtggcgatgacgaagacACATTTGGCGCCAATGATAATGATTGGTCAGTTTATCGTACTATTAACGACGCCACAAacgaggaagaagaagccCAAGACTATGTCACACTCGCAGAAATTGAGCAAAAGCTTCTTCAGTTTGATGATGCATTCACAGATGAAAGCACATACGAAGCCTTACAGGCGCGTAAAACCCGCCTCACTCAAACTTTTCTGTATGGTCAGCCGTCTCGTTTGGATATGGATGATCCGATCCAGTACCATCAGCTCCATCTGAATGTCGAGCGAATTCGTGTACCTGAGATTTCCTGGCAGCCGCTCATTGCAGGTGTGGACCAAGCAGGTGTCGCAGAGCTTGGTCGCCATGTTTTGTTCTCTGTGGATCAAACGATCCGAGACCGAATGATTCGTAATGTCTTTGTGACTGGACGCTACTCGTCATTGCCAGGCTTTGATGCACGGCTGAGCAATTCTCTTCAGTCCTATTTACCACCAAATGCACCCTTGTCTGTACGCCGTGCGCAGTGCCCTCGTTTCGATCCTTGGCGTGGTATGCGTGAGTGGGTCACAGAGCAAAGTGACTTGTTCCGCGCCTCTTCCGTGACCAGAGCCGAATACGAAGAAAAAGGGAGCGGATGGTTCAAGGAACATGCCTTGTCGTCATGTTGGCAAGCCTGA
- a CDS encoding myo-inositol-1-phosphate synthase, protein MAPVTASAALDPTAARHEESQTIKIASDRLNYTSEFITAQYEYQNTHIERVAGPDGKEELIAKPFKQEFEFRTSRAVPKTGLMLVGIGGNNGTTITATILANRHQIQWHNKEGLQTPNYYGSLVRASTIRLGSDAKTGKDVWVPFSNVLPMVHPNDLVIGGWDINSAPLDKAMTRAKVIDYDLQRQLAPKMAEIKPLPSVYYPDFIASNQEDRADNVIPGQDKQAHVEHLRKDIREFKKQHGLDQVVVVWTANTERYSNIVPGVNDTADNLLRAVQANHEEVSPSTIFAIACILENVPYINGAPQNTFVPGAIQLAERHKAFIGGDDLKTGQTKVKSVLAEYLVNAGIKPLSIASYNHLGNNDGYNLSSQRQFRSKEISKSSVVDDCCEANHLLYRPSEFSQGGEMHAKGERPDHCIVIKYIPAVGDQKVAMDDYTSELCLGGRNRLYVTNLCEDSLLASPLLIDLAIMAELMTRITYRVPGSEESSWQSMYSILSLLSYSLKSPLVKPGTDVVNSLNRQRAAVTNFLRACLSLAPESDMLLETRLW, encoded by the coding sequence ATGGCCCCGGTCACTGCCTCAGCCGCCTTAGACCCAACCGCAGCGCGTCATGAGGAATCACAGACGATTAAGATTGCTTCTGACCGTCTAAACTACACGAGTGAGTTTATTACTGCTCAATATGAGTACCAAAACACGCACATTGAGCGTGTGGCTGGCCCCGACGGCAAAGAAGAACTTATTGCTAAACCTTTCAAGCAGGAGTTTGAATTCCGCACGTCGCGTGCTGTTCCAAAGACTGGTCTCATGCTGGTTGGAATTGGTGGTAACAATGGCACAACCATTACTGCTACCATTCTGGCCAATCGCCATCAGATCCAATGGCATAACAAGGAAGGTCTTCAAACACCTAACTACTATGGGTCCCTTGTACGTGCTTCGACTATCCGTCTTGGTAGTGATGCCAAGACTGGAAAGGATGTATGGGTTCCATTCAGCAATGTTCTGCCCATGGTTCACCCCAACGACCTCGTTATCGGTGGCTGGGACATTAACAGTGCTCCATTGGACAAAGCCATGACTCGCGCTAAGGTAATTGATTACGACTTACAACGTCAACTTGCCCCTAAGATGGCTGAGATAAAGCCCCTTCCATCTGTGTATTACCCTGACTTTATCGCGTCCAACCAAGAAGACCGCGCGGACAATGTGATTCCCGGTCAAGACAAGCAGGCGCATGTGGAACATCTGCGCAAAGACATTCGTGAGTTCAAGAagcagcatggcctcgACCAGGTTGTCGTCGTTTGGACGGCTAACACGGAGCGTTACTCGAACATCGTTCCTGGCGTCAATGACACTGCTGACAACTTGCTCCGAGCAGTGCAAGCGAACCATGAGGAAGTGTCACCCTCGACTATCTTTGCCATTGCATGCATTCTTGAAAATGTACCTTACATTAATGGTGCTCCTCAAAATACGTTTGTGCCGGGTGCCATTCAGCTTGCTGAGCGCCACAAGGCCTTCATCGGTGGTGATGACCTCAAGACAGGTCAAACGAAAGTGAAAAGTGTTTTGGCAGAGTACCTCGTGAACGCTGGTATCAAGCCGTTGTCTATTGCCAGTTACAATCACCTTGGCAACAATGATGGCTACAACCTCAGCTCCCAGCGACAATTCCGGAGTAAGGAGATTAGCAAGAGCAGTGTTGTGGATGACTGCTGTGAAGCCAACCACTTACTGTACCGTCCTAGTGAATTTTCTCAGGGAGGCGAAATGCACGCTAAAGGCGAGCGCCCTGATCACTGCATTGTCATCAAATACATTCCAGCTGTGGGCGACCAAAAAGTTGCTATGGATGACTACACAAGTGAACTGTGCTTGGGCGGTCGCAACCGCTTGTACGTGACGAACCTCTGTGAGGACTCCCTTCTAGCTAGTCCTCTCTTGATCGATCTTGCGATCATGGCTGAACTGATGACTCGTATCACGTACCGCGTACCGGGAAGTGAAGAATCGTCGTGGCAGTCAATGTATTCCATTTTGAGTTTGCTGAGCTACAGTCTCAAATCGCCTCTTGTCAAGCCAGGTACCGATGTGGTTAACAGTCTCAACCGCCAACGTGCAGCTGTGACCAATTTCCTTCGTGCCTGTCTTTCGCTGGCCCCTGAGAGCGACATGCTGCTCGAGACTCGTTTGTGGTAA